The Larimichthys crocea isolate SSNF chromosome I, L_crocea_2.0, whole genome shotgun sequence genomic interval CGCTCATCTTCTGCCTCTATTAGTAAACACGGTGTTCTAAAAGCAGATGTGAAGCTTCATATGCACCATGTAGTCAGTATTTATCCTGTATGTCCTGATCCAAGGTGCTGCTAGCAGAGTATAAGAAGTCAGGCAAACTGTATGCCATCAAAGCCCTGAAGAAAGGAGATATCGTGACACGTGACGAAGTTGACAGGTAAGCAAGCCCTCATTGTTAAAGTGTCAGTGCTTCTTTACACCACTCTGCAGTGGATTCCATCTAAATATGTGACTCCTGTAGGAACAGTGACTCTATTTTTCCAGTGATCAGTTTGTGGAGCATGTTAGCTTTGAAGCATCTGTCACTATGGTGATCTATCCTGATTATAGATTAACCAGCTGGATAACTCGTGTATTGAAGTTCATGAATGAATTTGGCAGCCtaagtttttcttacatgcttggaaggagagggtagatgtgggagagtattcatttgggGTTGCAAGACAATGACATGCAGTATATGTTAATGTTCAAGTCTGTTGTGGACATTGTCAtgaaatactgtgtgtgtttgtgttcagcctCATCTGTGAAAAGAGGATCTTTGAAGTGATCAACGCCTCTAAACATCCTTTTCTGGTGAACCTGTACGGCTGCTTCCAGACAGCAGACCACGTGTGCTTCGTGATGGCCTACTCGCCTGGAGGAGACCTCATGACCCACATTCACAACAACATCTTCACTGAGAAACAGACCCGGTTAGCACACATCACTCTCTGTAAACAAGTCTAACCACAAAATCCAGGATGGCTGAATCAtttccatctctctgtttttaagGTTCTATTCATCATGTGTGCTGCTCGGCCTGGAGTTTCTCCACCAAAACAAAATAGTTTACAGGTAAGTCCATATCAAACTGGACTTACTTCATACCTTCAGGATGGGAGCATGTAGcacaactgtgtgtgtctgtctgtctgcctgtcaggGATCTGAAGCTGGATAATCTGCTCATGGATGCAGATGGGTTTGTCAGGATAGCAGATTTTGGCTTGTGCAAAGAAGGTAATCAAACATGGAGCAGAAGTCAAACTGTTATAtgtaatttcactttttatctACTGTACATGGCaagtcaaataaatgaaatgccaCATCATACTATCTGTCAGTGTACAAAGTTTCCTACACCTGCTCTTGTGGTGCCATGCTGTAACTTACTTCATTAGGATTGCATGTTGAAGTGAGCATGATGTTTCAGAATGTGTAATTGCTGTACTGTGTGTAGGTATGGGCCACGGGGATCGAACCTCAACATTCTGTGGCACACCAGAGTTTCTGGCCCCAGAGGTGCTGACAGACAACAACTACACCCGCAGTGTGGACTGGTGGGGGCTGGGGGTCCTTATCTATGAGATGCTGGTGGGGGAGGTCAGTATAAACAAGACAACAGCTCAGGGGAGCAAAGAGTTAGTTTGTGACATTATTTATTGCAGAGCCACCAGGTGATCCACCTGGTGACAGAACCACGGAATAGAATCTTCAAGAAGAGCTTTAAGTCTGTGCTGCTCTCTCTTCGGTTTCAGTCTCCTTTCCCAGGTGATGACGAGGAAGAAGTGTTTGACAGCATTGTCAACGATGAGGCTCGCTATCCTCGCTTCCTTTCTCCAGAGTCTGTGTCCCTCATTCAAAAGGTTAGCCTCCTGACAAATGGATCATGTCTCCACATGGACTCCTCCTTGTAATCATGTATCAGTACCATGATTAAAGTATAGCGCTCTGATCTGACTCCCCTCAtttgctctctgtgtttcagctgctgcagaaaaatCCTGAATTGAGActtggaggaggagaggaagacgcCTCACCAATCAAAAGACACAGATTCTTTCAGGTCATTGTCCAGCCGTACACTACCTTCCACTGCAACTGTTCACTGCAGAACATCACAAGTGTCTGCCCAGTGTTGTTTAGAGCAGCACCTCAAAGCAGCAGCATCTGAGTTTTAGGAAGACAGACAACTTCTCAGCTCAGTGTTCTCTTCCTCACAGATCTCTAGATTTAGGCAAATAAGCACTTTTTTAGAACACATCTTATattctgaaacaaacaaactggtcCCAGAGTAGAAAATCAACTTTTAGACATCCATAGGTTTCATTTAACTATCCCACTTCCACCAATCACAACTTTTTCATGCCCAGTCAATGTGTAATATCTAGCATTTGAAATGACAGTGGTGTGGAAGTGAGAAAAACTTGGAAAAATCTGTCACAATATTCAAATAGTCAGTTgaagagtaaaagtaaaacattttaaaagtgctGTTATTCCTGTGACGCACCATCCACCCAACTAATCTTTTTCACCAGTGTCCAGACTGTAACCCTTAAATTATTCAATTCTTAACCAACACAACCTGGGTGGCCGTGTCTCagtggtagagtgggtcgtccaatAAACCCGAGGGTTGGCGGTTCGACAGCTGGTGGGGCCGGGCGCTGCGAATCGCTGCCCACCACTCCAGTCTGTGTGTATTAGGCATCTGCTACTATGTGTGatcctgtgcatgtgtgttctgaCAGGTGCCAACTAGATGGGtcaaatgcagaaaaataatttcatgtgaatgtgattattaaagtttctaaaaataaaaaatcattttaaaggtaGTTTTAGTGGACAAGAATATTTTGAAGCACTACTATGCTGAATCAAGTGTTCAGAAATTTTTGCTTACCGAGTAGTCATGAGcctttctcacagcagacatttgttATAGgcagttttttaattttaagcTTGACAAACAAGTCCACACTTCCACAGCACTAATGCATATTGAATCATAATGGCAGCTTTTTGTTAGTTTGTccatctttttgtgtgtgtgtgtgtgtgtgtgtgtgtgacctctcaGTAATGCCTGCTGTTCATTCATGTTAACAGCCAATGGACTGGGATGCCCTCCTGGCCAAAAAGTTGAAACCTCCCTTCCTGCCAAACATCAAAGCGGCGAAGGACGTCAGTAACTTCGACGAGGAGTTCACTCGCCTCAAGCCGGTCCTCACCCTCCCTCGAACGCCCTGCGTCCTCACCGCCGAGCATCAAGAAATCTTTGCTGACTTTGACTTCTCTTTCATGAGTTGACCGAGTTTACCCTCTGTGCTGCCACCTGACTGGGACAGACTGCTCCTGTTTATACCTACTTTTATTCGCCATAAAACTCGTGATTGAACAGAAGCTCGACAAGCTGCCGTCCTGCCTTTTTCACACAGTTCCACATTTCCAGCTGTACATCACCTCTGTGGCCTTTTTACAGCAACACTACATCCACCAAAACCAGCCTGTCGCACTTTGACACCACCTTTGACActtaacattttgtgttttgtccacattgagtttcatgttgtttctgtcatcCAGCAATAAGAtcaaaatgttgaacatttACTGTTTGTCACCAGTGTAATgacctgttttttcttttgaatttatatatattttcttttttcttacaAATGGACGTTGTTCCAGCACTGCCCTCTCAATCCAAAGTACcacactgtaaatatttgtgATCTTAATGAAGAGAACTGACTCTGAACCTTCTGTTATCTGTAACCATTGTATGTCCATCTGTTGTTCTGGGATGTAATATAGCCAGATTGTTAATTTAAGTTCTTTCATAGATATTTCTTAGTCTGTACAACTGTATTTGGATTTTTAATGTAATACCATCATGAAGATTATGCTGATAGCTGACAAACCAGCCTATATGTGAAGTGTAAACtacatgaagaaaaatatgaatgaataaatttcTATCTGCTGGACTTGGAATGACGGAGAAACTCTTGATGAaacattgatttattgatgtttacAGTCATTTCAGAGTAGTAAAAAACATTGCATGACAGTATTGCATGTAATTCAGAAGTACACAACatgaattaaatgttaattCATAGAAACCAGAGCTCTCCCCAACTGACCAGAGGGAATCTGAAGTTTGTCCAACACTACTGCTGTTAAACTCAACACCACACTTATTGCTGTCTTACAGGGTTACTATTGCACAAGGAAAAGCTCAAATGACTCAATTAAAACAGTCATACaaaacattaaagacattttcaaaatagttACAAAATtatgtacaataaaaaatagCTTGAAATGCTGCCCATTGAAAGTCAAAGCATCCTGTACATCATGGTTGGATTAAATAGGAACAATACAGTACACATGTTCACACCATAGtttaaaatatacagttttcaatattagcaaaaaaaattgatttgtcATCTCTCAGATTTGTTTTCCTCTGACAAAAGTTGTTGAAGCCAGTGGACCCTGTAAAACTTTTGTGCAGAATAAATATGACTCAGCAATTTATGACATGAAACGAGAAGAGAATGAAACTTTgtattaaacaacaaacataccAATTTATTTCAAAATCCTCAGACTGTGACAGTTCATCACATGCACCTAAAACAAGTCtgatccaaaaagaaaaaattcagAGTTCATTAACAGTCAGAACCAGCAGTACTTCAAACATGTAATTACTGCCCACATCAATGATTGAGTGGAGGATGCAGGCATGAGGGTCAAGTGGGACGTGGGTGCCTAAACAAAGAGTCTGGACGGTaaagtgcagacagacaggtgccCGTCTCAGGGTAATGTTATACTTGAATGGTTGTAAACGATTGTTAGAATAAGGGCTGTGTTGTCCACAAAGAGATACTTTGTCACTAAGAGGATGGACTTCATTCTGAGGGTATATGGGACAACTTGTAGTCTCCTGACAGCCACttagggagaggaggagaaacaggaaatgtgcactgcaagcaaacaaagaaaaaaacaaatgtgcaacAAATGTTGCAGAGTCATGCCTCTACAAAGGTAAACTGCACACAAGGATAGCTTATATCCCAACTTTGTGGTCAAGTGTGTGATCCCTAAATCCAGAAAGGTTCTTCATGGGTTACTCCTTGTCATGCGCTCCTAGACTTGGTCGCTGCCCTCCCTGAAGTACACCTGTTCCCACACCACCGTGCCCCACACGCAGAAGAAACCCCAAAGGTTGTGGAAGGTGCCGCGGTCAAAGGGGTTTTCGTCAGCGCCGCAGTGTTTGAGGTAGGAGATGCGGTGGCGCGACATGAACTCCCAGGTGGTGGTGTTGAGGGAAACCAGGTAGAGGTGAGAGCCGAGCAGGAGCAGCACAACCAGCGAGAGCAGGGCCACCAGCACGGCCACGGCCAGCAGCATGCCATTGGTACGCAGCCATAGCTGCCAGGTGGGCGCATAGTTGAAACCCGTCCTGAGGAAACAAGTGGGGAAAGAATCGTTCAGCTGCTGCGTCAATGTACCGGCAGACGTGATTGGTGACAGTGTTTGTACTCACCAGGCGATGTGCAGCCCccacagcagcaccagcagctggATGGCCAGGTAAAGCACAAACCAGCGGTGGTTCCTCTCACCGACACAGTTCTCGATCCAGGGGCAGTGATGGTCGTAACGTCGGACACAGTGCTGACACGTCTGGCAGTGCTTTGATCTCATTGGCTGCTGCTTGGAATGAAGATCATTGTATTCAGAGGAAACATGAAtagaaaacagacatttgtgttgtgtggagCGGAGCATTAAGTTTTAGTGCCAGGTTGGATCTGAGCCAGTGTTGTGTGAAGTGGATTTTGACCAGTGGTATGAAACAAATTGCTGCTGCTCATCGACCCTGAAAAAATTAGTTGTGATGAGATATCTGAGCCACAGTGGAGAGTGTGTTACAGTGCCTCTCTACACTGGGTTACAGTTCTCTTTTATTAACCATCTGTTCAGGCAGAGAGACAACATGCAGGGAGCTGAAGAGAtctttctgtgctctctcaaCCACGAGTCCATCCATTCATGGAGAAAGCTGAGGCccatttcacagccactgtagtttctacTACGTGCTGGGAACAGGAGGATGAGGCGAGGTGGTCGCAATAAGCCCCACAGAATCCTACaccctggacctttaactgGTTTGGatgttaaagaaataaagtcAAAGACAACTCACAGACATATGTTACAGAGACCTGACTGCATCAtatgatgtttgtgttcagaggTGCTACAGGTGTGTAACACAGAACATGTGCTGCTTAGCAACCTATGTTATTCTATACCACTGACAAGTACTGTAGCACTTCAAGTGTCACATTTCAGTCAGAGAGCTACACTGACACCACAGGAAGTTGACAAACACCATGTCCACAAACAATCTATCAATCAAACTCAAAGTTCATGACTGAACCTCTGAACAACCTGTCTGTCATCTGTGAGATGAAAGCCCTGCAGAAGgctagtaagtggaccttgagtttcCTCAGTCAGGACCGAACCTTCACACTTTAATAGAGTGACATGCTGACAGTGTGAGATCAAGCATAGAAATCTACTGAAAATAAAGttggtttaaaaatgtttgtaaaaaattgcaacacatactgtacacattaatcacaaacatgaacatgttgcAATCATTTAGATGCAGCCACCTCGCCTTGTTTACACAGTTAATTGTAATCTGATCTAATTATTAATTCATCTAATCTTATCTAATTAATTGTTTATGTAAACTGgccaacaacagaaaacaagtgTAATCTGAGTGACGTGTGCCTGAACATGCTGAACCTTGTCTGCTTGCTGAATAGAAAGTACTCAAATCAAGTACTCAAGTACTCATGCCCGTCCCTTGTGCACATGTGGtgataaacacataaacagactTTTGCGTCACACATCGTGCCCTCTCTTTTAGAAGTGTGCCAACAcatggtggtgtgtgttgacGCGGTGCACCTTACCTGCAGCAGACAGTGGCCACAGCGGCGCTGTCGCAGGGATTTAGTGGTGGGTGGAATCATGTCCTGCTGCTCCTCAGTCACTCCCAGCGTGAACTGACACAACACATGAGACAGACTGGTGAGGGAAGCCAAGCCACTGCCCGTCACTTCAAGCTTTTATCAtgaactgctgtgtgt includes:
- the zdhhc12b gene encoding palmitoyltransferase ZDHHC12-B isoform X1 yields the protein MFKNVFGSGFLVRTAHVILTWVITLILFLHDTQLRKQEETGQLVQPVLFVLLVLVSVLLYFAVSLMDPGFILSEDSDLQFTLGVTEEQQDMIPPTTKSLRQRRCGHCLLQQQPMRSKHCQTCQHCVRRYDHHCPWIENCVGERNHRWFVLYLAIQLLVLLWGLHIAWTGFNYAPTWQLWLRTNGMLLAVAVLVALLSLVVLLLLGSHLYLVSLNTTTWEFMSRHRISYLKHCGADENPFDRGTFHNLWGFFCVWGTVVWEQVYFREGSDQV
- the zdhhc12b gene encoding palmitoyltransferase ZDHHC12-B isoform X2 gives rise to the protein MFKNVFGSGFLVRTAHVILTWVITLILFLHDTQLRKQEETGQLVQPVLFVLLVLVSVLLYFAVSLMDPGFILSEDSDLQFTLGVTEEQQDMIPPTTKSLRQRRCGHCLLQQPMRSKHCQTCQHCVRRYDHHCPWIENCVGERNHRWFVLYLAIQLLVLLWGLHIAWTGFNYAPTWQLWLRTNGMLLAVAVLVALLSLVVLLLLGSHLYLVSLNTTTWEFMSRHRISYLKHCGADENPFDRGTFHNLWGFFCVWGTVVWEQVYFREGSDQV